One Rhinolophus sinicus isolate RSC01 linkage group LG06, ASM3656204v1, whole genome shotgun sequence DNA window includes the following coding sequences:
- the RPS6KA4 gene encoding ribosomal protein S6 kinase alpha-4 isoform X2: MGDEDEEEGCAVELRITEANLTGHKEKVSVENFELLKVLGTGAYGKVFLVRKAGGHDAGKLYAMKVLRKAALVQRAKTQEHTRTERSVLELVRQAPFLVTLHYAFQTDAKLHLILDYVNGGEMFTHLYQRQHFKEAEVRVYGGEIVLALEHLHKLGIIYRDLKLENVLLDSEGHIVLTDFGLSKEFLTEEKERTFSFCGTIEYMAPEIIRSKSGHGKAVDWWSLGILLFELLTGASPFTLEGERNTQAEVSRRILKCSPPFPPRIGPVAQDLLQRLLCKDPKKRLGAGPQGAQEVKNHPFFQGLDWAALAARKIPAPFRPQIRSELDVGNFAEEFTRLEPVYSPPGSPPSGDPRVFQGYSFVAPSILFDHNNAVMTDVLEVPGAEDRPGRAAVARSAMMQDSPFFQQYELDLREPALGQGSFSVCRRCRQRQGGLEFAVKILSRRLEANTQREVAALRLCQSHPNVVKLHEVHHDQLHTYVVLELLRGGELLEHIRKKRHFSESEASQILRSLVSAVSFMHEEAGVVHRDLKPENILYADDTPGAPVKIIDFGFARLRPAGPMQTPCFTLQYAAPELLAQQGYDESCDLWSLGVILYMMLSGQVPFQGASGQGGQSQAAEIMCKIREGRFSLDGEAWQGVSEEAKELVRGLLTVDPAKRLKLEGLRGSSWLQDGSARSSPPLRTPDVLESSGPAVRSGLNATFMAFNRGKREGFFLKSVENAPLAKRRKQKLRSAATSRRVSPVPSAPGRAPAAKGAPRRANGPLPPS, from the exons ATGGGggacgaggacgaggaggagggCTGCGCTGTGGAGCTGCGGATCACGGAAG CCAACCTGACTGGGCATAAGGAGAAGGTGAGCGTGGAGAACTTCGAGCTGCTCAAGGTGCTGGGCACGGGAG CCTACGGGAAGGTGTTCCTGGTACGGAAGGCGGGTGGGCACGACGCAGGGAAGCTGTATGCCATGAAGGTGCTGCGCAAGGCTGCGCTGGTGCAGCGCGCCAAGACGCAGGAGCACACTCGCACTGAGCGGTCAGTGTTGGAGCTGGTGCGCCAGGCACCCTTCCTGGTCACGCTGCACTACGCCTTCCAGACCGATGCCAAGCTGCACCTCATCCTGG ACTATGTGAATGGTGGTGAGATGTTCACCCACCTCTACCAGCGCCAGCACTTCAAGGAGGCTGAGGTGCGCGTGTATGGGGGCGAGATTGTGCTGGCTCTCGAACACCTCCACAAG CTGGGCATCATCTACCGAGACCTGAAGCTGGAGAATGTGCTGCTTGACTCCGAGGGCCACATCGTCCTTACGGACTTTGGGCTAAGCAAGGAGTTCCTGACAGAGGAG AAAGAGCGAACCTTCTCCTTTTGTGGCACTATCGAGTACATGGCCCCAGAAATCATCCGCAGCAAGTCGGGGCATGGCAAG GCTGTGGACTGGTGGAGCCTGGGCATCCTGCTCTTTGAGTTGCTGACGGGGGCCTCACCCTTCACGCTGGAGGGTGAGAGGAACACGCAGGCAGAGGTGTCTCG ACGGATCCTGAAGtgctcccctcccttcccccctcggATCGGGCCTGTGGCGCAGGATCTGCTTCAGCGGTTACTTTGCAAGGACCCCAAGAAGCGGCTGGGTGCGGGGCCCCAGGGGGCACAGGAAGTCAAGAATCACCCCTTCTTCCAG GGCCTGGATTGGGCTGCTCTGGCTGCCAGGAAGATTCCAGCTCCATTCCGACCCCAGATCCGCTCAGAGCTGGATGTGGGCAACTTTGCAGAGGAGTTTACTCGGCTAGAGCCTGTCTACTCACCCCCTGGCAGCCCCCCATCTGGGGACCCTCGTGTCTTCCAG GGATACTCTTTTGTGGCCCCATCAATCCTGTTTGACCACAACAACGCGGTGATGACTGATGTGCTGGAAGTGCCTGGTGCTGAAGACCGGCCTGGCCGGGCAGCGGTGGCCAGGAGTGCCATGATGCAG GACTCCCCCTTCTTCCAGCAGTATGAGCTCGACCTGCGGGAGCCCGCATTGGGCCAGGGCAGCTTCTCTGTGTGTCGCCGCTGCCGCCAGCGCCAGGGAGGCCTGGAGTTTGCCGTCAAGATCCTCAGCCGTAG GCTGGAGGCGAATACGCAGCGCGAAGTGGCTGCCCTGCGTCTGTGCCAGTCGCACCCCAACGTGGTGAAACTGCACGAGGTGCATCATGACCAG CTGCACACGTACGTGGTCCTGGAGCTGCTGCGGGGCGGGGAGCTGCTGGAGCACATCCGCAAGAAGCGGCACTTCAGCGAGTCTGAGGCGAGCCAGATCCTGCGCAGCCTCGTGTCGGCCGTGAGCTTCATGCACGAGGAGGCGGGCGTGGTGCACCGTGACCTCAAGCCTGAG AACATTCTGTACGCGGATGACACGCCTGGAGCCCCGGTGAAGATCATCGACTTTGGGTTCGCGCGGCTGCGCCCGGCAGGGCCCATGCAGACGCCCTGCTTCACCCTTCAGTACGCAGCCCCTGAGCTGCTAGCGCAACAGGGCTACGATGAGTCCTGCGATCTCTGGAGCCTCGGCGTCATTCTG TACATGATGCTGTCGGGGCAGGTCCCCTTCCAGGGGGCCTCAGGCCAGGGCGGGCAGAGCCAGGCGGCGGAGATCATGTGCAAGATCCGCGAGGGGCGTTTCTCCCTAGACGGGGAGGCCTGGCAGGGCGTTTCTGAGGAAGCAAAGGAGCTGGTGCGAG GACTCCTAACTGTGGATCCCGCCAAGCGGCTGAAGCTTGAGGGGCTGCGAGGCAGCTCGTGGCTGCAGGACGGCAGCGCTCGCTCCTCGCCCCCGCTCCGGACGCCTGATGTGCTGGAGTCCTCAGGGCCCGCTGTGCGCTCAGGACTCAACGCCACCTTCATG GCGTTCAACCGGGGCAAGCGCGAAGGCTTCTTTCTGAAGAGCGTGGAGAACGCGCCACTGGCCAAGCGACGGAAACAGAAGCTGCGGAGCGCTGCCACCTCCCGCCGAGTCTCTCCTGTGCCCTCTGCCCCAGGCCGGGCCCCTGCCGCCAAGGGAGCCCCCCGCCGAGCCAACGGTCCCTTGCCCCCCTCCTAG
- the CCDC88B gene encoding coiled-coil domain-containing protein 88B: MDGGKGPRLRDFLSGSLATWALGLAGLVGEAEEPEGEEEEEGEGPLCPEKRFLRLSDGALLLRVLGIIAPSSRGGPRVIRGHDGPEAWRVRNLNHLWGRLRDFYQEELQLLILSPAPDLQTLGFDPFSEEAVEELEGILRLLLGASVQCEHRELFIRHIQGLSLELQSELAAAIQEVTQPGAGMVLSLAGPEPGELAPPELEMLSQNLMGTLLRLARERDVAAQRLAELLLEREPVPLLPEAPARTPLEGPSHHLALQLANTKAQLRRLRQELEEKAELLLDSQVEMQGLEAEIRRIRQEAQALSGQAKRAELYREEAEMLRERASRLPRLQEELRRCRERLQAVEACKGQLEEERALSGTLEASKALLEEQLEAAQERCARLHETQRENLLLRTRLGEAHAELDSLRHQVDQLAEENVELELELQRSLEPSPGSPGEAPLPGTAPSLHDEVREAEAGRLRTLERENQELRALLQMLHRQPGGQHPLLEEQKEDSMVPELAVALQTCLVSDHGPQGLVVQAGDEGPQALDLASSASGSALEGLAECSQTSDSDPQVMERPLQTAAMVPHTSDLMPQESGLTVETQESPEKAVHGAPLQASASVTPVQCPEIKIQAQLLPGGETGESEPEAQGLRQEVPESKPGPLEPSLCVQLEEQETLAQRLDLPKGQTEAGEHEQRLEGMVGDLAQQKPQQKPEATPKAQVLEGTSPGEILAIGAPEQETLREEAVRLRREAEALRAELEAQARRLEARGLEVARLSEELAQAQRAEAEAHQEVEAQVQEQARLQEAVEAAGRELEAVSREREALAEALAATGRERRQWEREGLRLRARAEAAEERLQVLESEGCQHLEEAERERRERQALKEELEKAVVRGQELGARLEHLQRELEQAALERQEFLREQEFQHQRYQSLEQLLEAELQAAATSKEEALMELKTRALQLEEELFQLRQGPVGLGPKEHAEPRITEAQSGRLIEVERSNATLVAEKAALQGQLQLLEGQLGSLQGRAQELLLQSQRAQEHSSRLQAEKSLLEMQGQELHRKLGALEEEVLAARRSQEETRGQQQALLRDHEALAQLQRRQEAELEGLLARHRDLKANMRALELAHRELQGRHDQLQAQKASVEAQELALLAERERLMQDGHRQRGLEEELRRLQSEHDRAQTLLAEVSRERGELQGERGELRGRLARLELERAQLEVQSQRLRESNQQLDLSACRLTTQCELLTELRSAQEEENRQLLAEVQALSRENRELLERSLESRDHLHREQREYLDQLNALRREKQKLVEKIMDQYRVLEPGPLPRIKKGSWLADKVKRLMRPRREGGLHGGPRPWADGAGSTESLGGPPEMEFSEGREADGTGSPSPAPMRRAQSSLCLRDETLAGGQRRKLSSRFPVGRSSESFSPGDTPRQRFRQRRPGPMASSHGKGSGVGWDGSIETLEEHEADASREGLEVQEPEKRPLAPSLSQ, from the exons ATGGATGGGGGCAAGGGGCCCAGACTCAGAGACTTTCTGAGTGGGAGCCTGGCCACCTGG GCACTGGGACTGGCTGGGCTGGTGGGAGAGGCGGAGGAgccagaaggggaagaggaggaggaaggagaggggccTCTTTGTCCCGAGAAGAGGTTCTTGCGTCTCAGCGATGGAGCCCTGCTCCTCCGGGTGCTGGGTATCAT TGCCCCCAGCTCCCGAGGGGGCCCTCGAGTGATCAGGGGCCATGATGGTCCTGAAGCTTGGCGGGTGCGTAACCTGAACCACCTGTGGGGCCGACTGAGGGACTTCTACCAG gaggAGCTGCAGCTGCTGATCCTGTCGCCAGCCCCAGACCTCCAGACTTTGGGGTTTGATCCCTTTTCAG AGGAGGCAGTGGAGGAGCTGGAAGGCATCCTTCGGCTGTTGCTTGGGGCATCAGTGCAG TGTGAGCACCGGGAACTCTTCATCCGGCACATCCAGGGCCTCAGCCTGGAGCTCCAGAGTGAGTTGGCTGCTGCCATCCAGGAG GTGACCCAGCCCGGGGCAGGCATGGTGCTGTCGTTGGCTGGGCCCGAGCCTGGGGAGCTGGCACCTCCAGAGCTGGAGATGTTGTCCCAGAACCTGATGGGGACACTATTGAGACTGGCACGGGAGCGTGATGTGGCGGCCCAG CGGCTGGCTGAACTGCTGCTAGAACGAGAGCCAGTCCCCTTGTTGCCTGAGGCTCCTGCTAGAACTCCTCTGGAGGGCCCCTCACACCACTTGGCCCTGCAGCTGGCCAACACCAAGGCCCAGCTGCGGCGCCTGCGTCAGGAGCT GGAGGAGAAGGCCGAACTGCTGTTAGACTCTCAGGTGGAGATGCAGGGCTTAGAGGCTGAAATTCGAAGGATCCGCCAGGAG GCTCAAGCGCTGTCGGGACAAGCCAAGCGGGCCGAGCTGTATCGCGAGGAGGCAGAGATGCTGAGGGAGCGGGCCAGCCGCCTGCCCCGCTTGCAAGAGGAGCTGCGACGCTGCCGCGAACGGTTGCAGGCGGTGGAGGCCTGCAAGGGCCAGCTGGAG gaggAGCGGGCACTCTCAGGGACTCTGGAGGCTTCCAAGGCActgctggaggagcagctggaGGCCGCTCAAGAGCGTTGTGCTCGGCTTCATGAGACCCAGCGCGAGAACCTGCTGCTGCGGACCCGGTTGGGCGAGGCCCATGCT GAACTGGACTCTCTGCGGCATCAGGTGGACCAGCTGGCAGAGGAGAATGTGGAGCTGGAACTGGAACTTCAGCGGAGCCTGGAGCCATCCCCCGGCTCTCCTGGGGAGG CACCCCTACCAGGAACAGCCCCCTCACTACATGATGAAGtgagggaggcagaggctgggcGGCTGCGGACCCTGGAGCGGGAGAATCAGGAGCTTCGAGCCCTACTACAGATGTTGCACAGGCAGCCAGGTGGTCAG CACCCCCTGCTGGAGGAGCAGAAGGAGGACTCCATGGTTCCAGAGCTGGCTGTGGCTCTTCAGACTTGCCTGGTCTCAGACCATGGTCCCCAGGGCTTGGTTGTCCAAGCAGGGGATGAAGGCCCCCAGGCCTTGGACCTGGCTTCCTCGGCATCAGGCTCAGCTCTCGAGGGGTTAGCTGAGTGTTCCCAGACATCTGATTCAGACCCTCAGGTGATGGAGAGGCCCCTCCAGACAGCTGCCATGGTTCCCCACACCTCAGACTTGATGCCCCAGGAGTCAGGCCTCACTGTAGAGACACAGGAGTCCCCGGAGAAGGCTGTGCATGGAGCCCCTCTCCAGGCCTCGGCCTCTGTGACCCCAGTTCAGTGTCCAGAGATCAAAATTCAGGCCCAGCTGTTGCCAGGAGGAGAGACTGGGGAGTCAGAGCCCGAGGCCCAGGGGCTAAGACAGGAGGTTCCTGAGAGCAAGCCTGGACCCTTGGAGCCCAGCCTCTGTGTGCAATTGGAGGAGCAAGAGACCCTAGCCCAGAGGCTGGACCTACCCAAGGGGCAAACAGAGGCCGGAGAGCATGAACAAAGGCTGGAGGGGATGGTTGGGGacctagcccagcaaaaaccacagcAGAAGCCTGAAGCGACTCCCAAGGCCCAGGTCTTGGAGGGGACAAGCCCAGGGGAGATACTGGCCATTGGTGCCCCAGAGCAGGAGACCCTCAGGGAGGAGGCAGTGCGGCTGAGGAGAGAGGCTGAGGCCCTTCGAGCTGAGCTGGAGGCCCAGGCCCGGAGGCTGGAGGCCCGAGGCCTGGAGGTTGCTCGCCTCTCCGAGGAGCTGGCTCAGGCtcagagggcagaggctgaggccCACCAGGAGGTGGAGGCCCAGGTCCAGGAGCAGGCCCGGCTACAGGAGGCAGTGGAGGCAGCTGGACGGGAGCTGGAGGCTGTGTCGCGGGAGCGGGAGGCACTGGCAGAGGCACTGGCAGCCACAGGCCGAGAGCGGAGACAGTGGGAGCGCGAGGGACTCAGGCTGCGAGCCCGAGCTGAGGCAGCTGAGGAGCGTCTGCAAGTGCTGGAGAGCGAGGGCTGCCAGCACCTGGAGGAGGCCGAGAGGGAGCGCCGGGAGAGGCAGGCCCTCAAGGAG GAACTAGAGAAGGCCGTGGTACGGGGCCAAGAGCTGGGGGCCCGGCTGGAGCATCTGCAGAGGGAGCTGGAGCAGGCGGCTCTGGAGCGCCAAGAATTTCTTCGGGAACAAGAGTTCCAGCACCAGAG gtaccagagcctgGAGCAGCTGCTGGAAGCTGAGCTGCAGGCAGCAGCTACCAGCAAGGAGGAAGCGCTGATGGAGCTCAAGACAAGGGCCCTGCAGCTGGAAGAGGAGCTGTTCCAG CTGCGCCAGGGccctgtggggctggggcccaagGAGCACGCTGAGCCGAGGATCACGGAGGCCCAGAGTGGGCGGCTCATTGAGGTGGAGCGCAGT AATGCGACACTGGTGGCTGAGAAGGCGGCTCTGCAGGGGCAGCTGCAGctcctggaggggcagctgggaagCCTGCAGGGGCGTGCCCAGGAGCTGCTGCTACAGAGCCAACGGGCACAGGAGCACAGCAGTCGCCTGCAG GCCGAAAAGTCTTTACTGGAGATGCAAGGCCAAGAGCTGCACAGGAAGCTGGGGGCATTGGAGGAGGAGGTGCTGGCAGCGCGGCGGTCCCAGGAGGAGACCCGAGGGCAGCAGCAGGCCTTGCTGCGGGACCACGAGGCCCTGGCTCAGTTGCAGCGGCGGCAGGAGGCCGAGCTAGAGGGACTGCTGGCCCGGCATCGTGACCTCAAGGCCAACATGCGGGCGCTGGAGCTGGCCCACAGGGAGCTGCAGGGCCG GCACGATCAGCTGCAGGCCCAGAAGGCCAGTGTGGAGGCGCAGGAGCTGGCCCTGCTGGCAGAGCGCGAACGCCTGATGCAGGATGGCCATCGGCAGCGGGGCCTGGAGGAGGAGCTTCGGAGGCTGCAGAGTGAACATGACAG GGCTCAGACGCTGCTGGCAGAGGTGTCCCGGGAGCGAGGCGAGCTGCAGGGTGAGCGTGGGGAGCTGCGAGGCCGGCTGGCACGGCTGGAGCTGGAGCGGGCACAGCTGGAGGTGCAGAGCCAGCGACTGCGCGAGTCCAACCAGCAGCTGGACCTGAGTGCCTGCCGGTTGACCACGCAGTGCGAG CTGTTAACAGAGCTGCGGAGCGCCCAGGAAGAGGAGAACCGGCAGTTGCTGGCCGAGGTGCAGGCCCTGAGCCGGGAGAACCGTGAGCTCCTGGAGCGCAGCCTGGAGAGCCGGGACCACCTGCACCGTGAACAGCGCGAGTACCT CGACCAGCTCAACGCCCTGCGTCGAGAGAAACAGAAACTGGTAGAGAAGATCATGGACCAGTACCGTGTATTGGAGCCTGGGCCCCTGCCCCGGATCAA GAAGGGCAGCTGGCTGGCAGACAAGGTGAAGAGGCTGATGCGGCCCCGGCGGGAGGGAGGCCTCCATGGGGGGCCGCGCCCGTGGGCCGATGGGGCTGGCAGCACCGAGAGCCTGGGGGGCCCCCCAGAGATGGAGTTCTCCGAGGGCAGGGAGGCGGATGGGACAG GGTCCCCCTCACCGGCACCTATGCGCCGGGCCCAGAGCTCTCTCTGCCTACGGGATGAGACCCTGGCAGGTGGGCAGCGGCGGAAACTCAGCTCCCGATTCCCAGTGGGGCGAAGCTCTGAGTCATTCAGCCCCGGGGACACCCCCCGGCAGCGATTCCGACAGCGCCGTCCAGGCCCCATGGCAAGTTCCCATGGCAAAG GATCTGGCGTGGGATGGGATGGCTCCATTGAGACCCTGGAGGAACATGAAGCAGATGCCAGCCGAGAGG GCCTCGAGGTGCAGGAACCGGAGAAGCGTCCTCTCGCCCCTTCCCTCAGCCAGTGA
- the RPS6KA4 gene encoding ribosomal protein S6 kinase alpha-4 isoform X1 — translation MKVLRKAALVQRAKTQEHTRTERSVLELVRQAPFLVTLHYAFQTDAKLHLILDYVNGGEMFTHLYQRQHFKEAEVRVYGGEIVLALEHLHKLGIIYRDLKLENVLLDSEGHIVLTDFGLSKEFLTEEKERTFSFCGTIEYMAPEIIRSKSGHGKAVDWWSLGILLFELLTGASPFTLEGERNTQAEVSRRILKCSPPFPPRIGPVAQDLLQRLLCKDPKKRLGAGPQGAQEVKNHPFFQGLDWAALAARKIPAPFRPQIRSELDVGNFAEEFTRLEPVYSPPGSPPSGDPRVFQGYSFVAPSILFDHNNAVMTDVLEVPGAEDRPGRAAVARSAMMQDSPFFQQYELDLREPALGQGSFSVCRRCRQRQGGLEFAVKILSRRLEANTQREVAALRLCQSHPNVVKLHEVHHDQLHTYVVLELLRGGELLEHIRKKRHFSESEASQILRSLVSAVSFMHEEAGVVHRDLKPENILYADDTPGAPVKIIDFGFARLRPAGPMQTPCFTLQYAAPELLAQQGYDESCDLWSLGVILYMMLSGQVPFQGASGQGGQSQAAEIMCKIREGRFSLDGEAWQGVSEEAKELVRGLLTVDPAKRLKLEGLRGSSWLQDGSARSSPPLRTPDVLESSGPAVRSGLNATFMAFNRGKREGFFLKSVENAPLAKRRKQKLRSAATSRRVSPVPSAPGRAPAAKGAPRRANGPLPPS, via the exons ATGAAGGTGCTGCGCAAGGCTGCGCTGGTGCAGCGCGCCAAGACGCAGGAGCACACTCGCACTGAGCGGTCAGTGTTGGAGCTGGTGCGCCAGGCACCCTTCCTGGTCACGCTGCACTACGCCTTCCAGACCGATGCCAAGCTGCACCTCATCCTGG ACTATGTGAATGGTGGTGAGATGTTCACCCACCTCTACCAGCGCCAGCACTTCAAGGAGGCTGAGGTGCGCGTGTATGGGGGCGAGATTGTGCTGGCTCTCGAACACCTCCACAAG CTGGGCATCATCTACCGAGACCTGAAGCTGGAGAATGTGCTGCTTGACTCCGAGGGCCACATCGTCCTTACGGACTTTGGGCTAAGCAAGGAGTTCCTGACAGAGGAG AAAGAGCGAACCTTCTCCTTTTGTGGCACTATCGAGTACATGGCCCCAGAAATCATCCGCAGCAAGTCGGGGCATGGCAAG GCTGTGGACTGGTGGAGCCTGGGCATCCTGCTCTTTGAGTTGCTGACGGGGGCCTCACCCTTCACGCTGGAGGGTGAGAGGAACACGCAGGCAGAGGTGTCTCG ACGGATCCTGAAGtgctcccctcccttcccccctcggATCGGGCCTGTGGCGCAGGATCTGCTTCAGCGGTTACTTTGCAAGGACCCCAAGAAGCGGCTGGGTGCGGGGCCCCAGGGGGCACAGGAAGTCAAGAATCACCCCTTCTTCCAG GGCCTGGATTGGGCTGCTCTGGCTGCCAGGAAGATTCCAGCTCCATTCCGACCCCAGATCCGCTCAGAGCTGGATGTGGGCAACTTTGCAGAGGAGTTTACTCGGCTAGAGCCTGTCTACTCACCCCCTGGCAGCCCCCCATCTGGGGACCCTCGTGTCTTCCAG GGATACTCTTTTGTGGCCCCATCAATCCTGTTTGACCACAACAACGCGGTGATGACTGATGTGCTGGAAGTGCCTGGTGCTGAAGACCGGCCTGGCCGGGCAGCGGTGGCCAGGAGTGCCATGATGCAG GACTCCCCCTTCTTCCAGCAGTATGAGCTCGACCTGCGGGAGCCCGCATTGGGCCAGGGCAGCTTCTCTGTGTGTCGCCGCTGCCGCCAGCGCCAGGGAGGCCTGGAGTTTGCCGTCAAGATCCTCAGCCGTAG GCTGGAGGCGAATACGCAGCGCGAAGTGGCTGCCCTGCGTCTGTGCCAGTCGCACCCCAACGTGGTGAAACTGCACGAGGTGCATCATGACCAG CTGCACACGTACGTGGTCCTGGAGCTGCTGCGGGGCGGGGAGCTGCTGGAGCACATCCGCAAGAAGCGGCACTTCAGCGAGTCTGAGGCGAGCCAGATCCTGCGCAGCCTCGTGTCGGCCGTGAGCTTCATGCACGAGGAGGCGGGCGTGGTGCACCGTGACCTCAAGCCTGAG AACATTCTGTACGCGGATGACACGCCTGGAGCCCCGGTGAAGATCATCGACTTTGGGTTCGCGCGGCTGCGCCCGGCAGGGCCCATGCAGACGCCCTGCTTCACCCTTCAGTACGCAGCCCCTGAGCTGCTAGCGCAACAGGGCTACGATGAGTCCTGCGATCTCTGGAGCCTCGGCGTCATTCTG TACATGATGCTGTCGGGGCAGGTCCCCTTCCAGGGGGCCTCAGGCCAGGGCGGGCAGAGCCAGGCGGCGGAGATCATGTGCAAGATCCGCGAGGGGCGTTTCTCCCTAGACGGGGAGGCCTGGCAGGGCGTTTCTGAGGAAGCAAAGGAGCTGGTGCGAG GACTCCTAACTGTGGATCCCGCCAAGCGGCTGAAGCTTGAGGGGCTGCGAGGCAGCTCGTGGCTGCAGGACGGCAGCGCTCGCTCCTCGCCCCCGCTCCGGACGCCTGATGTGCTGGAGTCCTCAGGGCCCGCTGTGCGCTCAGGACTCAACGCCACCTTCATG GCGTTCAACCGGGGCAAGCGCGAAGGCTTCTTTCTGAAGAGCGTGGAGAACGCGCCACTGGCCAAGCGACGGAAACAGAAGCTGCGGAGCGCTGCCACCTCCCGCCGAGTCTCTCCTGTGCCCTCTGCCCCAGGCCGGGCCCCTGCCGCCAAGGGAGCCCCCCGCCGAGCCAACGGTCCCTTGCCCCCCTCCTAG